In a genomic window of Clavelina lepadiformis chromosome 7, kaClaLepa1.1, whole genome shotgun sequence:
- the LOC143465937 gene encoding TIP41-like protein has translation MALLASTAAHVGEICEPFTLGQWKFIAHKNHILNSQEVEALCKNLEIPQIPEMTFGHNKLQITHAQGFQIEFNATDSLQRVDNKHDLMKVAVAKEWNESRKNNEFIKETVKPFDWTFTTDYKGTVNDPQNIVKVLETTERINVQRLKMKEKILYFEEMTLFEDELADNGCAQLTVKIRVMPSCFFLLMRFYLRVDGVLSRIHDTRWYHEFGTNHLIREYTEKEKVIKEMRHISPAVLTDANAMDQILDLKQEIFEKVVFGNTDKQSLDSRESNSKYMHTALPTDTSASGS, from the exons ATGGCCTTATTGGCAAGTACTGCAGCCCATGTTGGTGAAATATGTGAACCGTTTACTTTGGGTCAATGGAAGTTTATTGCTCACAAAAATCATATACTTAATTCTCAAGAAGTGGAAGC ATTGTGCAAAAACCTTGAGATACCACAAATACCAGAAATGACTTTTGGCCACAATAAACTTCAGATTACACATGCCCAAGGCTTCCAGATAGAATTTAATGCTACAGATTCCCTTCAAAGAGTTGACAATAAGCATGACCTCATGAAAGTTGCTGTAGCCAAGGAATGGAATGAAAGCAG aaaaaataatgaatttaTCAAGGAAACAGTAAAACCATTTGACTGGACTTTCACCACTGATTATAAAGGTACTGTGAATGATCCACAAAATATCGTCAAG GTGCTAGAAACCACTGAACGCATTAATGTTCAGCGattgaaaatgaaagaaaaaattttatactttGAAGAAATGACCCTATTTGAAGATGAATTAGCCGATAATGGTTGCGCCCAACTGACAGTCAAAATA AGGGTAATGCCATCTTGCTTCTTCTTGCTGATGCGATTTTATCTTCGTGTGGATGGGGTTCTATCAAGAATACATGACACAAGATGGTATCACGAATTTGGAACTAATCATTTAATTAGGGAATAtactgaaaaagaaaaggtCATTAAAGAAATGAGG CACATATCGCCTGCAGTATTGACAGATGCAAATGCAATGGATCAAATTTTAGACCTCAAGCAAGAAATATTCGAGAAAGTTGTGTTTGGAAATACAGATAAACAATCGTTAGATTCTAGAGAATCCAACTCTAAGTATATGCATACTGCTTTACCAACAGATACTTCAGCAAGCGGCAGTTAG